A portion of the Paenibacillus marchantiae genome contains these proteins:
- a CDS encoding pentapeptide repeat-containing protein translates to MKNKIETPKIPLELEDLSLTLEAWESKEEIKHGRFTNISIENQSASRVSFDKVVFENVIFSQSSLPEVELTDVIFDKCDLSNMDFNGSFLHRTEFRNCKLLGTNFANSRLQNVSFQGCVADLSLFRFSKFKQVKYTECSLVSGDFFQATAQKLEFSECNIDQALLSGVKLKGVDLSDCSFERLHVDIEDLDGCIISDAQAASFVGLLGLIVK, encoded by the coding sequence ATGAAAAATAAAATAGAAACGCCAAAGATTCCCCTGGAACTCGAGGACTTATCGTTAACTTTAGAAGCATGGGAGAGTAAAGAAGAAATCAAACATGGACGATTTACCAATATCTCTATTGAGAATCAGAGCGCCAGCAGGGTTTCATTCGATAAAGTGGTCTTTGAGAACGTGATCTTCAGCCAGTCCTCTCTCCCCGAAGTTGAGCTTACTGATGTGATTTTTGATAAATGTGATTTATCCAATATGGACTTTAACGGTTCTTTCCTCCACCGGACAGAATTTAGAAATTGTAAATTGCTTGGTACCAATTTTGCAAATAGCAGGCTCCAAAATGTAAGCTTTCAGGGCTGTGTAGCTGACCTTTCTTTATTTCGATTCTCCAAGTTTAAACAGGTGAAGTACACGGAATGTTCTCTGGTGAGTGGCGATTTCTTTCAAGCTACAGCCCAAAAACTGGAGTTTTCTGAATGCAATATAGACCAAGCTCTTTTGTCGGGTGTAAAGCTTAAGGGAGTGGACCTTAGTGACTGTAGCTTTGAAAGGTTACATGTAGATATTGAGGATCTGGACGGATGTATCATCTCAGATGCTCAGGCTGCCTCTTTTGTTGGATTATTAGGCTTAATTGTGAAGTAG
- a CDS encoding short chain dehydrogenase, translating into MKRALVIGGNGTLGKAVVAKLQEYSVEVITAGRQSGDYQVDMTSTESITSLFETVTNIDYVIVAAGQTHYAKLEELTPENNMISVQGKLLGQVNIVLIGQHYINDKGSFTLVSGIIQDHPILKGASSAMVNGAIDSFAKAAAYELPRGIRLNSVSPNLFVESAEKYKGVFIGFNPVPVERVANTFIQSALGIETAQNFKIY; encoded by the coding sequence ATGAAAAGGGCTCTCGTTATTGGAGGAAATGGAACATTAGGCAAAGCTGTTGTTGCGAAGCTTCAGGAGTATTCCGTTGAGGTCATTACAGCCGGCAGGCAATCCGGGGACTACCAGGTGGATATGACCTCGACAGAGAGTATTACATCCCTCTTTGAAACGGTGACTAATATTGATTATGTCATTGTTGCAGCAGGCCAGACCCATTATGCGAAGTTGGAGGAGCTGACCCCTGAGAACAACATGATTAGTGTGCAGGGGAAATTACTTGGTCAAGTTAACATCGTCTTGATTGGACAGCACTACATCAACGATAAGGGAAGTTTTACGCTGGTCAGTGGCATTATACAGGACCATCCCATTCTGAAGGGCGCGTCCAGTGCTATGGTCAACGGTGCAATTGATTCGTTTGCCAAAGCAGCAGCGTATGAGTTGCCCCGAGGTATACGTCTGAATTCGGTTAGTCCTAACCTGTTTGTTGAATCTGCAGAGAAATATAAGGGTGTGTTTATTGGATTTAATCCAGTGCCTGTGGAGCGGGTCGCCAATACGTTTATCCAGAGTGCACTTGGGATCGAAACAGCCCAGAACTTTAAAATATATTAA
- a CDS encoding CYTH domain-containing protein encodes MKKWKKVTASFMLSIVTLGSGLTFLEAPQASAAANAVPAYEVKFLAKPELVLNTDGTPRSEVIQTLGLNSTARNISAEYFDTNALNLNQAGWDVRFRKKDDKNNYELTYKKRYPVINGDVNAALTLANQEGFNASDDNYEAEIDWGYGKQTLSFSNTKKVDTNATGVQLPSQQEALSMLLDKLPGKLKNWSSSNWGKQQLTASRAYGPITFQRYEGTWNGQELTLEVWPIRNAAGTGVENIVEISFKTADSTAVSGLRTQLMQVLANKNWLIPADGLKTQLILERY; translated from the coding sequence TTGAAAAAATGGAAAAAGGTAACCGCCTCATTCATGCTGAGCATCGTGACATTGGGAAGTGGACTGACGTTTCTGGAAGCACCACAGGCCTCAGCAGCAGCCAACGCCGTTCCTGCTTATGAAGTGAAGTTCCTGGCTAAGCCGGAGCTGGTATTGAACACAGATGGCACACCACGCAGTGAAGTCATTCAGACACTTGGCTTGAACTCCACAGCAAGAAACATTAGTGCAGAGTATTTCGACACTAACGCACTCAATCTAAATCAAGCAGGATGGGATGTCCGTTTTCGGAAGAAGGATGACAAGAACAATTATGAACTGACTTATAAAAAGCGCTATCCTGTCATCAATGGTGATGTTAATGCGGCGTTGACTCTGGCTAACCAAGAGGGATTTAATGCGTCAGATGATAACTACGAGGCTGAAATTGACTGGGGATATGGCAAACAAACATTAAGCTTCTCCAACACGAAAAAGGTGGATACCAACGCTACAGGCGTACAACTTCCATCACAGCAGGAAGCCTTGAGCATGTTATTGGACAAGCTGCCTGGCAAATTAAAAAACTGGTCCTCCTCCAACTGGGGTAAACAACAACTCACGGCATCCCGTGCCTACGGCCCGATAACGTTCCAACGTTATGAAGGCACATGGAATGGACAGGAACTCACCCTTGAAGTATGGCCAATTCGCAACGCAGCAGGCACAGGTGTAGAGAATATCGTTGAGATCTCTTTCAAAACAGCAGATTCTACAGCTGTTTCTGGACTGCGTACTCAACTGATGCAAGTCCTAGCAAACAAAAACTGGCTCATTCCTGCCGATGGCCTGAAAACTCAGCTCATCTTGGAAAGATACTAA
- a CDS encoding LysR family transcriptional regulator: MNLIKLQIVELIDKHHHMTSVAELLGIKQPTVTFHMKSLEEEMGVRLFESRSGKTFLTEAGQALLHYSVKINALTQEARRVVQEYDSLYRGTLHIGASYVPATYLLPPILNTFSQEFPGIRIMLSVKPSPVIREMLIRHQIDLGVISSEPFVGPVLQAETLCEDDLVLICSPQHALAQRDVLKPEHMAQVPFALHGDESSTRRLTNQWLEQHDIRLRSTVEMDSLEAIKQLVLLGGHISFMSRMAVQWEEQHGLIKVLPIPGEQAPRHIYTVHNKDRHPSVQVNRFKEVLRDMSHSISLFNS, from the coding sequence TTGAACCTGATTAAACTGCAAATTGTTGAACTCATTGATAAGCATCATCATATGACCAGCGTGGCCGAGCTTCTCGGCATCAAGCAGCCTACTGTTACCTTTCATATGAAGTCTCTGGAGGAAGAGATGGGGGTGCGATTATTCGAATCGCGTAGTGGAAAGACATTTCTCACCGAGGCTGGACAAGCCCTTTTACACTATTCCGTCAAAATCAATGCCCTGACCCAGGAGGCGCGCAGAGTAGTACAGGAATATGACAGCCTCTATCGGGGCACCCTGCACATTGGAGCGAGCTATGTACCAGCCACGTATCTGCTGCCACCTATTTTGAATACATTTTCTCAGGAATTCCCCGGTATTCGAATTATGTTATCGGTCAAACCTTCACCCGTTATCCGCGAAATGTTGATCCGTCACCAGATTGATCTGGGTGTAATCTCTTCCGAACCGTTTGTAGGGCCGGTGCTGCAAGCAGAGACGTTGTGTGAAGACGATCTGGTATTAATCTGCTCACCACAACATGCCTTGGCTCAGAGGGATGTGCTGAAACCTGAGCATATGGCACAGGTTCCTTTTGCACTGCATGGGGATGAATCCAGCACTCGCCGTTTAACCAACCAATGGCTGGAGCAACATGATATTCGTCTGCGGAGCACCGTTGAGATGGACTCTCTGGAAGCGATCAAGCAGTTGGTTCTACTCGGCGGTCATATCTCGTTCATGTCACGAATGGCCGTACAGTGGGAAGAGCAGCATGGACTGATCAAGGTCCTCCCCATTCCGGGGGAGCAGGCTCCGCGGCATATTTACACCGTCCACAACAAAGATCGTCATCCTTCCGTCCAGGTCAACCGCTTCAAGGAAGTACTGCGGGACATGAGCCACAGCATCTCTCTTTTTAATTCATGA
- a CDS encoding ABC transporter ATP-binding protein — protein sequence MKMEIRGIQKSFNRTPALLPTDLTLQHGQFTTLLGPSGCGKTTLLRMLAGLEQPDAGEIVADGKSFYSATKRIDVPTHKRNLGMVFQDFALWPHMTVYENVAFGLKAGKQKSDLRQKVTEALSMVRLQGMEDRFPHQLSGGQQQRVAFARAVAVRPGIILFDEPLSALDAVLREEMRIEMMSLVRDMGLTALYVTHDQVEAMSMSDEIVVMEKGRILQKGTPETIYASPSDPFVASFIGKSNWLTPNQSMVRPEHVSWSKTGHDDLCYQAVVLSVSYVGERYEIRVQMEGLGVWTAYLDRRVRVGEKVQLYVAPERICRMNGQDTPNVKPREFIAAAN from the coding sequence ATGAAAATGGAAATTAGGGGAATTCAAAAATCATTCAATCGCACTCCCGCGCTGCTGCCCACGGATTTAACACTTCAGCATGGACAGTTTACGACGCTGCTCGGCCCATCCGGCTGTGGCAAAACGACGTTGCTGCGCATGCTGGCGGGGCTGGAGCAACCGGATGCGGGAGAAATCGTCGCGGATGGCAAGAGTTTTTACTCGGCGACGAAGCGAATAGATGTACCGACACATAAGCGTAATCTGGGCATGGTGTTTCAGGATTTTGCATTATGGCCGCATATGACCGTATACGAAAATGTGGCGTTCGGCTTGAAAGCCGGAAAGCAAAAATCGGATTTGCGCCAGAAGGTGACCGAAGCACTAAGCATGGTTCGCCTGCAAGGCATGGAGGATCGTTTTCCTCATCAGCTGTCGGGAGGACAGCAGCAAAGGGTTGCTTTTGCCAGAGCGGTAGCAGTAAGACCGGGGATTATCCTGTTCGATGAGCCACTAAGTGCACTGGATGCCGTGCTGCGGGAAGAGATGCGAATTGAGATGATGTCATTGGTACGGGATATGGGATTGACAGCGCTGTACGTCACCCATGATCAGGTTGAGGCGATGTCGATGTCGGATGAGATTGTGGTGATGGAGAAGGGGCGGATATTGCAAAAGGGAACCCCGGAAACGATCTACGCATCGCCAAGCGATCCTTTTGTTGCTTCATTTATCGGAAAGTCTAACTGGCTTACGCCTAATCAGTCCATGGTGAGACCGGAACATGTCTCCTGGAGCAAAACAGGTCATGACGATCTGTGTTATCAGGCGGTAGTGCTCAGCGTCAGTTATGTAGGAGAGCGTTATGAAATTCGGGTGCAGATGGAGGGACTGGGTGTATGGACAGCCTATCTGGATCGAAGAGTACGCGTAGGAGAGAAGGTTCAGCTATATGTAGCCCCGGAGCGGATTTGCCGAATGAACGGACAAGACACTCCGAATGTGAAGCCGAGAGAGTTCATCGCAGCAGCCAACTGA
- a CDS encoding ABC transporter substrate-binding protein: protein MLGMKTRKRSAMLLLSAVMSISLFGCSTGNSTTGNAGQAAGEGSTATASAETTKPAGGKLVLYSAGPQKLADNIISGFTAKTGIEVEMFQGTTGKILARMEAEKSNPVADVVILASLPSAQALKADGLTLPYPDAENADKLNKDWSDADGNYFSSSASALGIVYNTKLVSTPPTSWSELATPAWKDVVNIPDPTLSGSALDFITGYLSVNGDKGWDLLESYKANGVAMAGANQEALDPVITGAKSIVAAGVDYMAYSSKAKGEPLDIVYPEEGTVISPRPAAILKSSQNVENAKAFIDYLLSDEAQKLVADAYLIPGREDIEATNRANLKDIPQLKVDWNWMSEHGDETAARFSETFK from the coding sequence ATGTTGGGTATGAAAACACGGAAAAGAAGTGCAATGCTATTATTATCAGCGGTAATGAGTATCAGTTTGTTCGGATGTAGCACAGGTAATTCAACTACCGGGAATGCGGGTCAAGCTGCTGGGGAAGGCAGTACGGCTACTGCATCGGCGGAAACAACAAAACCAGCTGGCGGTAAGCTGGTATTGTACAGTGCAGGACCTCAGAAGCTGGCGGATAACATCATCAGCGGATTTACAGCCAAGACGGGCATTGAAGTGGAGATGTTCCAGGGTACGACAGGTAAAATTCTGGCTCGCATGGAAGCTGAAAAATCTAATCCGGTAGCGGACGTGGTTATCCTGGCCTCCCTGCCTTCGGCACAAGCACTGAAAGCAGATGGTCTGACACTCCCATATCCTGATGCGGAGAATGCAGACAAGCTGAACAAGGACTGGTCGGATGCCGACGGCAACTATTTTAGCTCCAGTGCTTCGGCACTTGGAATTGTCTACAATACGAAGCTGGTGTCCACGCCACCAACCAGTTGGTCTGAGCTGGCAACACCTGCCTGGAAAGATGTTGTGAACATTCCTGATCCTACACTGTCCGGTTCTGCACTGGACTTCATTACGGGATACCTGAGTGTGAATGGAGATAAGGGCTGGGACTTGCTGGAAAGCTACAAAGCGAATGGTGTTGCGATGGCAGGAGCGAATCAGGAAGCACTTGACCCGGTTATTACTGGAGCGAAGAGCATCGTAGCAGCAGGTGTGGACTACATGGCGTATTCCTCCAAAGCCAAAGGTGAACCGCTGGACATCGTATATCCAGAGGAAGGGACTGTAATCAGTCCAAGACCGGCAGCGATTCTGAAATCGAGTCAGAATGTGGAGAATGCCAAGGCGTTTATCGACTACCTGTTGTCTGATGAGGCACAAAAGCTCGTTGCAGATGCTTACCTGATTCCGGGTCGTGAAGACATCGAGGCGACTAACCGGGCAAATCTGAAAGATATCCCGCAGCTTAAAGTGGATTGGAACTGGATGAGTGAACACGGAGATGAGACAGCGGCACGTTTCTCCGAGACTTTTAAATAA
- a CDS encoding ABC transporter permease, translating into MKPGVIDNNRIFRRVGVILALFLLTISIGVPLLLIFWESVYPDGQWDWMAPIRTITGQHLSGVLLNSVWLGICVVAVTTLLALPLAWMMAKTRMGQHRWVDVILMIPFMTPPYIGSMGWILFMQKGGYLQQWVPSAASWSELFFSFWGMVLIMSLHLFPFLYLLLRDAIIRIGGNLEEAGAVHGGRAGYRFRRIILPLLLSSYGMGIMLVFVKTIAEFGTPATFGRRIGYYVMTSEIHKYISSWPIDFGKATSLASVLLSVCLVMWYMQSAMSRKFTYRLVGGKGQRSKRYSLRGGAGWLCGFYLALLLILSVGIPYFSIIAASTMKLRGAGLSFDNLTLDHYRELLSWGSVSMKAIGNSLGLSLAASTVAVIIGTGFALTIGKSSSFMQRVIDLFSLLPNTVPGIVMVVGLILFWNSPWMPFTLYNSYGMVVLTYVVLFLPYTVQYVKSSFTQIDGTLFQAGQVFGGRPLYILRRILLPLIIPGMLAGWMMTFTIATRELVGSLLILPPSMQTSATYIFAQFEQGQVSLGMAMAVVTVVMTVLMLLGIEVLNSKRKWNAS; encoded by the coding sequence GTGAAACCTGGTGTAATAGACAACAACCGTATTTTTCGGAGAGTGGGCGTGATTCTGGCCCTCTTTCTGCTGACGATAAGCATTGGTGTACCGCTCTTGCTGATTTTCTGGGAAAGTGTGTATCCAGACGGGCAGTGGGATTGGATGGCTCCGATTCGGACCATTACCGGACAGCATTTATCCGGGGTGCTGCTGAATTCCGTCTGGCTGGGGATCTGCGTGGTAGCTGTAACAACGCTGCTGGCATTGCCACTGGCCTGGATGATGGCGAAGACCCGCATGGGTCAGCATCGCTGGGTGGACGTAATCCTGATGATTCCGTTCATGACCCCGCCGTATATCGGCTCCATGGGCTGGATTCTGTTTATGCAAAAAGGGGGATACCTGCAGCAATGGGTGCCCTCCGCTGCGAGCTGGAGTGAGTTGTTCTTCAGCTTCTGGGGCATGGTGCTCATTATGAGCCTACATCTGTTCCCTTTCCTATATCTGTTGCTTCGGGATGCCATCATTCGCATTGGAGGCAACCTAGAAGAAGCGGGAGCGGTGCACGGGGGACGTGCGGGATACCGATTCAGACGCATTATTTTGCCACTGCTGTTGTCTTCCTATGGCATGGGGATCATGCTCGTCTTTGTCAAAACGATTGCGGAATTCGGAACACCGGCCACCTTCGGGCGCCGTATCGGTTATTATGTCATGACATCTGAGATTCACAAGTATATCTCCAGTTGGCCGATTGATTTTGGCAAGGCAACCTCGCTTGCATCGGTGCTGCTGTCGGTCTGTCTGGTGATGTGGTACATGCAGTCTGCCATGAGTCGGAAGTTCACGTACCGTCTGGTAGGGGGCAAAGGGCAGCGATCCAAACGATACTCCCTACGCGGCGGAGCGGGTTGGTTGTGTGGGTTTTATCTCGCGTTGCTGCTGATTCTGTCGGTGGGCATTCCGTATTTCTCCATTATTGCTGCATCGACTATGAAGCTGCGCGGCGCAGGATTGTCCTTCGACAATCTGACGCTGGATCATTACCGGGAATTGCTGTCCTGGGGATCGGTCAGTATGAAAGCAATCGGGAACAGTCTAGGGCTGTCACTAGCAGCTTCAACGGTTGCGGTTATTATCGGTACAGGTTTTGCATTGACGATTGGTAAATCGTCTTCCTTTATGCAGCGTGTCATTGACCTGTTCAGTCTGCTGCCGAATACGGTACCTGGCATTGTCATGGTGGTGGGTCTCATCCTGTTCTGGAATTCACCATGGATGCCGTTCACCCTGTACAACTCGTACGGAATGGTTGTTCTGACGTATGTGGTGCTCTTCCTGCCGTACACGGTGCAGTATGTCAAATCAAGCTTCACCCAGATAGACGGTACGTTGTTCCAGGCGGGTCAGGTCTTTGGCGGAAGACCGTTGTATATTCTGCGGCGCATTCTTCTACCACTGATCATTCCCGGTATGTTGGCCGGGTGGATGATGACATTCACCATTGCCACGCGGGAGCTGGTGGGATCACTGTTGATTTTGCCTCCATCGATGCAGACATCGGCTACGTATATTTTTGCTCAATTTGAACAAGGTCAGGTTTCATTGGGAATGGCGATGGCCGTGGTTACTGTCGTTATGACGGTACTGATGTTGCTCGGCATTGAAGTTCTGAATTCGAAGAGAAAGTGGAATGCATCATGA
- a CDS encoding MBL fold metallo-hydrolase — translation MIKLKVWGGAGEHGRSAYLLRGSRVQLLLDCGVKKEGAGEYPLIEPEIVKELDVVLLSHAHEDHSVAIPLLYRLGYQGEVWTTRETREQLDTYFRAWRRNMERAGHALPYEEGDEQLIRYRFLEDEAEGGTWFEMVPGVSVVWGRSGHLAGSVWFGLEIEDKRIFYSGDYTSESMLLQEDCPADTLWQAKLPRNKRGFDTPVSQRWKTDIRTAVNGGHVLAGEPSASQTLPFAASEGVLRSHVSAGRTVEQGDSYAVSKGVEMNQASSSGMLDLVIMDAAYGTDRDTQANKLEQLEQAIHETIARGGKVLMPMPSVGRGQEIMLWAQQQFPDVPIVVEQGLVDGLKQLLRAPYWLKEEEEHISGSVKEAIERFLRGYGWEMPVTKENRERLLHQHAASLWFIPDGMMQSSLARWYYSQFADDEHNLVLLTGHVSAGTYAYRLLQNPAKHGACEVRKIRYKVHQGWKDVERMLHQVPARHTVLVHADRAETDKLREGLLSGKSVSGKGILHSLSPGDELYL, via the coding sequence ATGATCAAACTGAAGGTATGGGGCGGCGCCGGAGAACACGGGCGCTCTGCCTATCTCCTGAGAGGGAGCCGGGTTCAACTTTTGCTGGATTGTGGCGTGAAAAAAGAAGGAGCCGGCGAGTATCCATTGATTGAACCGGAAATCGTCAAAGAGCTGGATGTGGTTTTGCTGTCTCACGCCCATGAGGATCATTCTGTCGCTATTCCATTACTTTATAGATTGGGGTATCAGGGTGAAGTATGGACGACGCGGGAAACCAGAGAGCAATTGGACACTTACTTCAGAGCTTGGCGAAGAAATATGGAGAGGGCAGGACACGCCCTTCCATACGAAGAAGGCGATGAACAATTGATTCGCTACCGATTTCTGGAGGACGAAGCCGAAGGTGGAACCTGGTTTGAAATGGTCCCTGGCGTTTCGGTGGTGTGGGGGCGCAGTGGACATCTTGCAGGATCGGTATGGTTCGGGCTGGAAATCGAGGATAAGCGGATATTCTATTCCGGTGATTACACCTCCGAATCCATGCTTTTGCAGGAGGATTGTCCAGCGGATACGCTTTGGCAGGCAAAGTTACCACGTAACAAGCGTGGATTCGATACTCCGGTTAGTCAACGTTGGAAAACGGATATACGAACCGCCGTGAATGGTGGGCATGTCTTGGCAGGAGAGCCATCCGCGTCGCAGACTCTCCCCTTTGCTGCATCCGAAGGGGTATTACGATCCCATGTATCAGCAGGGAGAACTGTGGAGCAAGGGGATTCCTATGCCGTATCCAAGGGAGTCGAAATGAACCAAGCATCTTCATCCGGCATGCTCGATTTGGTGATTATGGATGCTGCCTATGGAACAGATCGCGATACGCAGGCCAACAAGCTGGAACAGCTGGAGCAGGCCATTCATGAGACCATTGCCCGGGGTGGAAAGGTGCTAATGCCTATGCCCTCAGTGGGTCGCGGTCAGGAAATCATGCTGTGGGCACAGCAGCAGTTCCCGGACGTTCCAATTGTAGTGGAACAAGGGCTGGTGGACGGTCTGAAGCAGCTTTTACGTGCTCCATATTGGCTAAAGGAAGAGGAAGAACACATATCGGGCTCTGTAAAGGAAGCAATTGAGCGTTTTTTGAGGGGTTATGGTTGGGAAATGCCTGTAACAAAGGAAAATCGAGAGCGGCTACTGCATCAACATGCTGCCTCTTTGTGGTTCATTCCGGACGGAATGATGCAGTCCTCTCTTGCTCGCTGGTACTATAGCCAGTTTGCGGACGATGAACATAATCTGGTACTGCTCACTGGGCATGTCTCTGCCGGCACCTATGCTTACAGGCTTTTGCAGAATCCTGCAAAACACGGAGCGTGCGAGGTACGGAAAATTCGTTATAAGGTGCATCAGGGTTGGAAGGATGTCGAGAGAATGCTGCATCAGGTTCCTGCGAGGCATACGGTACTTGTGCATGCGGATCGGGCAGAGACGGATAAACTGAGAGAAGGCTTGCTCAGCGGAAAATCGGTCTCGGGGAAAGGGATTTTGCATTCGCTATCTCCTGGAGATGAGCTGTATCTGTAA
- a CDS encoding GerMN domain-containing protein: protein MKTKLGCALVLSFLMIVGIGCAQKPVSESGSAEPAVQGGQSPKPSETEVDLGSMNTKAVDVYFADAQVLELEKKEQEIEYKDDSEKYKKTFEALQKNTDSELVSLWEKVELLSLQYGEGKVTLDVHIPDEAKLGTSGELLALDALTQTMFQYDEVESIDILVDGEALDSLMGHSELEHPIQREP from the coding sequence TTGAAAACGAAATTGGGATGTGCACTCGTCTTATCCTTCTTAATGATAGTTGGCATTGGTTGTGCTCAGAAGCCAGTCAGTGAATCCGGATCGGCCGAACCTGCTGTTCAGGGAGGACAGTCACCAAAGCCATCCGAAACAGAGGTGGATCTGGGCTCAATGAACACAAAAGCGGTTGATGTGTATTTCGCAGATGCCCAGGTACTGGAACTTGAGAAAAAAGAGCAGGAAATTGAATACAAGGACGATTCCGAGAAATACAAAAAAACATTTGAAGCTTTACAAAAAAATACCGATTCGGAGCTCGTATCCCTCTGGGAAAAAGTCGAATTGCTCTCCCTACAGTACGGTGAGGGCAAAGTCACTTTGGATGTTCATATTCCGGATGAGGCCAAATTGGGAACCAGTGGCGAGCTGCTTGCATTGGATGCACTGACCCAGACGATGTTTCAATACGATGAAGTAGAAAGTATCGATATCCTGGTGGACGGTGAAGCCCTCGATAGCTTGATGGGCCATTCAGAGCTGGAGCATCCTATTCAGCGCGAGCCCTAA
- a CDS encoding N-acetylmuramoyl-L-alanine amidase family protein: protein MKKSILLLFLSLFLLVVLPHQGNAAASTSKIFLDGEELILPSDVQVTIVNKNVMIPIRVVAENLKFKVDWNQNTRNVKIQQNDKTISLTVDQKQAMVADKQVTLNTAPLILNNTMVVPIRFVSEQMGLNVKWNNKEKIVYLINTATSKELNVEPGNGSGNGNPASLTHVTDIQFANNQLVVSMDGESKPVMTTLKNPDRLVVDLPGAVFGDLSQPLNQNMNGKLDVDAYPNVTEVRYSLFKQDPGQVRIVVELNQVKDVQYSQNIIADKLIIDLNVSGDNVTPVPVTPVGDSGRKVVVIDPGHGGKDPGSTSITNKPEKEYNLALALKVQALLLNEPDIELVMTRDGDTYPTRPERVRLANQLNADVFVSIHGNNVESSPQATGTETFYYQRSSSKELANIIHQRLVKAMGLKDRGVKNGNLEVIRDTTMAAVLLEVGFLSNVIDEELMSSDVVQMKAAQAIADGIKEYLGIN from the coding sequence ATGAAAAAATCGATTTTACTCCTGTTTTTGAGTCTGTTCTTGCTGGTTGTACTCCCTCATCAGGGAAATGCGGCTGCAAGCACGTCGAAAATCTTCTTGGACGGCGAGGAATTAATCCTCCCAAGTGACGTTCAGGTGACCATCGTGAATAAGAATGTTATGATTCCGATTCGTGTCGTTGCCGAAAATTTGAAATTCAAAGTGGATTGGAATCAAAATACACGTAATGTAAAGATCCAGCAAAATGACAAGACGATTTCTTTAACCGTTGATCAAAAGCAAGCCATGGTCGCTGACAAGCAAGTTACCCTGAACACAGCTCCACTCATTTTAAATAACACCATGGTGGTACCCATTCGATTTGTCAGTGAACAAATGGGACTCAACGTGAAATGGAACAACAAGGAGAAGATTGTATACTTAATCAACACCGCCACCAGTAAAGAGCTCAATGTTGAGCCGGGCAACGGTTCAGGAAACGGTAACCCAGCATCGCTAACACATGTTACCGATATCCAATTTGCCAACAATCAGCTCGTCGTGTCTATGGATGGTGAATCCAAACCAGTGATGACGACTTTGAAGAATCCCGATCGTCTGGTCGTGGATCTGCCCGGAGCAGTGTTTGGTGATCTATCGCAACCTTTGAATCAAAACATGAATGGTAAATTGGATGTGGACGCATACCCCAATGTAACGGAAGTTAGATATTCTCTTTTTAAACAAGACCCTGGTCAAGTTCGAATTGTCGTTGAATTGAATCAGGTGAAGGATGTACAGTACAGCCAGAACATCATTGCCGATAAACTAATTATCGATCTAAATGTTTCGGGAGATAACGTCACACCCGTTCCTGTAACTCCTGTAGGCGATTCAGGACGTAAGGTTGTTGTCATCGACCCAGGCCATGGGGGTAAAGATCCAGGTTCAACCAGCATCACCAACAAACCCGAGAAAGAATATAATCTGGCATTGGCTCTCAAAGTACAAGCACTGCTTCTCAATGAGCCGGATATCGAATTGGTGATGACTCGTGACGGTGATACTTATCCCACTCGCCCGGAGCGTGTTCGGCTCGCTAATCAATTAAACGCGGATGTTTTTGTATCTATCCATGGCAATAATGTGGAGTCCTCACCCCAGGCGACAGGTACAGAGACGTTCTACTATCAACGCAGCAGCAGCAAGGAATTAGCCAATATCATTCATCAACGTTTGGTTAAAGCCATGGGGCTCAAAGACCGTGGTGTGAAAAATGGCAACTTGGAAGTGATCAGAGATACGACCATGGCTGCAGTACTTTTGGAAGTGGGATTCCTGAGTAATGTTATAGATGAAGAACTGATGTCGTCCGATGTCGTTCAGATGAAAGCCGCGCAAGCGATAGCAGATGGAATTAAGGAATATCTGGGTATAAATTAA